From the genome of Streptomyces ficellus:
GCCAGCTCCACGATCCGGTCGTCGCCGCTGCCCGCCGCCTCGTCGACCCCCACCCCCGGCACCGGCTCCACACCCCGCGCCCGGCCCTCCACGACCAGCACGACGTCCAGCGGACCGGGATGCCCGGCCACCCCTTCGGCGGCGTACGGCACCAGCCGGTCACGCAGCCGCTCGGCGGCCCCGCGGCGGTCCCGCCACCAGCCGTCCGGCACCGATCCGACGACGTTCGCGCCGTCCACGACGAGGAGAGTCAGCACCGTACGAGGGTCCCACGCGGGGGAGCGACGAGCGTCCCTCGCGGGGGAGCGACGAGGGCCCCTCGCGGGGGAGCGGGGGACGCGCGCCAAAATGCTATCGTCGCGCAAGCTTGGGGGAGCTCGCGTGAACTGTTTGAACTGTTCAGGGGAAGGTCGGCGGTGAGCCATGGCGGTGTGGTCCGCGCGGAAATCCAAGCGTCCTGCGGACGCCCCGTCGAGCCGTAGCGCCGCCGGGGCCGGCGCCCCGCTTCCCGGCGCCTCCCTCCCGGCCACCACCGACTGGCTGGTCCGCGGCAAGGACGGCCGCCTCACGGCGTACGCCCCCGTCGACGGCGCCGTGCTCCGCTGGACCGAGAAGCACCCGGGCGGCCCCGACTGGACCGGCCCCGAGACCATCCCCGCCCCCGGCATCGTGCCGCACCTGTCCATAGCCCAGGGCCCCGACGGATACGTCCACCTCGTGGCCCTGCGCCGCACCCGCGGCGCGGACGGCACCCCCACCGCCGACGTCGTCTTCGCGCTCCAGTACCAGTCCGGCCTGGCCGTCCGCGACTGGGCCGTCGTCGGCAACCCCTACCCGAACGACCCGGAACTCGCCGCGCAGATCGGCACCCCCGCGGCCGTCGTCGACTCCGAGGGCTCGCTGCACGTCTTCGTGCGCAACGTGGGCGGCGGGATCTGCGGGCGCTCCTCCGTGCCCTCGGGCAAGTGGAACAAGTGGGCCGACCTCAAGGGCAGCGGGATCACCGGGCCCATCCGCGCGTCGATCACCACCGACGGCCTGATGGAACTCGTCGCGCCCGCCGAGGACCACGTCCTGCGCTGGACCCAGGAGACCAAGGGCGTCAAGTTCCAGCGCGCCGAGGACGTCCCGGCCCGGCCCCAGCCCGCGTCGCTGTCCACGGAACGCACCGGCAGCGGCCGCCTCACCCACTACTGGCACGACGCCGAGGACGGTACGGTCCGGGCCTGGCGCCCCTCCGACAAGGCCCCCTCCGTCCTGGGCGCCGGCGCGGGCACCGGTCCGGTCGCCCTGCTCCGCACCGCCGTCGACGGTCACGACTGCACGATCATGGCCCGCCGGGACGCCGCGACGGGGCGCCCCGCGCTCGCCGCCTACCCCACCGAGGACGAAGCCCTCGGCGCCACCTGGACGCTCACCGGCGACCCCTGCGTGGGCGCCCCCGCGCTGAACCTCGACGGCCGCGGCCGCGTGGTCATGGCCGCCTTCGGCACGGACGGCACCCTCCGCGTCGCCCGCCAGAAGCCCGAACCGGGCCTGGCACTGGAGGCGTGGACGCGAGCCTGAGCCTCGCCGGTCTCGTCGCGGGCAATCGTCCCGCCCCCGCCCCCGCCACGTTGTGGGCCACCCCCCGCCGGTCTCGTTGTGGGCAATCGTCCCGCTGGGGCTCCCACCCTCGCCCCCCGTTGTGGGCAATCGTTCCGCAGGGCGGAACGGGTGGGCACAACGGGACCGGGGCGCCTGTTCCCGGTTCGCCTGCGGGCGGTGCCTCGTGCCGGTGACCCCCGGTGGGTGGGGGCGTGGCCCCTCCGGGCTCGCCTCCTCGGGGCCGGCGGCCTCGGGTTACGGGGATAGGGAGCCCCGGTGACGCCGCCAACCCCTGCGGGGGCGACCCTGCACGGCCCCACCCCGGGTACGTCGCCGGGTGCGGGGCGGTGGGTGGTTGGCACGGCTCCGCCCCGGTGCGTTGCCGGGTGCGGGACGGTGGGTGGGGGCACGGCCCCCCGGGTGCGTCAGGCGCGTTCCGTGAGCGTGCCGTCCTTCTCGTCGTACAGCGCACCCGTCTTCGGGCACTCCCAGACGCCCGGCTCGCCGGCGCGCTCCACCAGCTTGACGCCGGACCGGCCGACCCAGCCGATCCGGCGGGCCGGGACGCCCACGACCAGCGCGAAGTCCGGTACGTCCTTCGTGACGACCGCCCCCGCGGCCACCATCGCCCAGCGGCCGATCTCCAGCGGCGCCACGCACACCGAGCGCGCGCCGATCGAGGCGCCGTCGGCGATCCGTACGCCCACGGCCTCCCAGTCGCCGCCGCGCTTCTGCTTGAAGTCGGGGTCGACGGAGCGCGGGTTGTGGTCGTTGGTGAGGACGACGGCCGGGCCGATGAAGACACCGTCGCCGAGCTCGGCCGGCTCGTACACCAGGGCGTAGTTCTGGAGCTTGCAGTTGTCACCCATGCGCACGCCCGTGCCGACGTACGCACCGCGACCGATCACGCAGCCCTCGCCGAGCTTCGCTCCCTCGCGGATCTGCGCGAGCTCCCACACACTGCTCCCGGCGCCGATCTCGGCGTTGTCGGCGACCTGCGCGGTGGGCTGGACCCTGTAATTCACTGTGCTCTGCCTTCCGGGATGCGTCTTCGCCCGGCGAGCATACGGCCAGCCGGGTGGCGCCCGGCCGGTTTGACCCCTCGGAGCGCTGACCGTAACCTTGACCGTCGGCGTGTTTCCATGCGCGCCAACTCCTGAGCACCTCCCTCCCGGCCTCGGGTCGGGAGAGGCCGCTCGTCCCCAGGACAGTCACGGACCTCGCCGGTCCGTGCGAGCGGCTGGCATCAGGGGTTTCCGTTCCGAGCGAGAGTGAGATCCGCGTGTACGCCATCGTGCGCAGCGGTGGTCGCCAGCACAAGGTTGCTGTCGGCGACATCGTTGAGGTTGACAAGATTTCCACTGCCAAGGTTGGCGACACGGTCGAGCTCTCGACCCTGCTCGTTGTCGACGGCGACGCTGTGACCAGCGACCCGTGGGTGCTGGCCGGCATCAAGGTCACGGCCGAGGTCGTGGACCACCACAAGGGCGCCAAGATCGACATCCTGCGCTACAAGAACAAGACCGGCTACCGCCGTCGTCAGGGCCACCGCCAGCAGTACACGGCGATCAAGGTCACGGCGATCCCCACGGCTGCGAAGTAAGGGACTGAGGAGACATGGCACACAAGAAGGGCGCATCGTCCACCCGGAACGGTCGCGACTCCAACGCTCAGCGGCTCGGCGTGAAGCGCTTCGGCGGTCAGGTCGTCAACGCCGGTGAGATCCTGGTCCGCCAGCGTGGCACCCACTTCCACCCCGGTTCGGGTGTCGGTCGTGGTGGTGACGACACGCTGTTCGCGCTGCAGGCCGGTGCGGTGCAGTTCGGCACGTTCCGTGGCCGCAAGGTCGTGAACATCGTTCCGACCGCTGCCTGATCCACTTTCGCGGAGGCGGACCTCACTTCCCGTACGGGAAGCGGGTCCGCCTTTCGCGTGTTAACACGTAGACATTTCCGTACGTACTGGAGGCACAGAACATGACCACCTTCGTGGACCGCGTCGAGCTGCATGTCGCCGCGGGTAACGGAGGCCACGGCTGTGCCTCCGTCCACCGTGAGAAGTTCAAGCCGCTCGGCGGCCCCGACGGGGGCAACGGCGGCCGGGGCGGTGACGTGATCCTGGTCGTCGACCAGTCGGTCACCACGCTCCTGGACTACCACCACTCGCCGCACCGCAAGGCCACCAACGGCAAGCCCGGCGAGGGCGGCAACCGGTCCGGCAAGGACGGCCAGGACCTGGTCCTGCCGGTGCCGGACGGCACGGTCGTCCTCGACAAGAACGGCGAGGTGCTGGCCGACCTGGTCGGGCACGGCACGTCGTACGTCGCGGCCGAGGGCGGCCGCGGCGGGCTCGGCAACGCCGCCCTGGCCTCCGCCCGCCGCAAGGCGCCCGGCTTCGCGCTGCTGGGCGAGCCGGGCCGGTCGGGCGACATCGTCCTGGAGCTGAAGACCGTCGCCGACGTCGCGCTGGTGGGCTACCCCAGCGCTGGCAAGTCCTCGCTGATCTCCGTGCTGTCGGCCGCGAAGCCGAAGATCGCCGACTACCCGTTCACCACGCTCGTGCCGAACCTGGGCGTCGTCACCGCCGGCTCGACCGTCTTCACCATCGCGGACGTGCCGGGGCTCATCCCGGGCGCGAGCCAGGGGCGTGGGCTCGGCCTGGAGTTCCTGCGCCACGTCGAGCGCTGCTCGGTGCTCGTGCACGTCCTGGACACGGCGACCCTGGAGTCCGACCGTGACCCGGTCACGGACCTGGACGTCATCGAGGAGGAGCTGAAGCAGTACGGCGGCCTCGACGACCGCCCCCGGATCGTCGTCCTCAACAAGATCGACATTCCGGACGGCAAGGACCTCGCCGACATGATCCGCCCC
Proteins encoded in this window:
- a CDS encoding acyltransferase, whose translation is MNYRVQPTAQVADNAEIGAGSSVWELAQIREGAKLGEGCVIGRGAYVGTGVRMGDNCKLQNYALVYEPAELGDGVFIGPAVVLTNDHNPRSVDPDFKQKRGGDWEAVGVRIADGASIGARSVCVAPLEIGRWAMVAAGAVVTKDVPDFALVVGVPARRIGWVGRSGVKLVERAGEPGVWECPKTGALYDEKDGTLTERA
- the rpmA gene encoding 50S ribosomal protein L27, whose translation is MAHKKGASSTRNGRDSNAQRLGVKRFGGQVVNAGEILVRQRGTHFHPGSGVGRGGDDTLFALQAGAVQFGTFRGRKVVNIVPTAA
- a CDS encoding NTP pyrophosphohydrolase, which gives rise to MLTLLVVDGANVVGSVPDGWWRDRRGAAERLRDRLVPYAAEGVAGHPGPLDVVLVVEGRARGVEPVPGVGVDEAAGSGDDRIVELAAEAGAAGRRCVVVTADRELRRRVAEHGAECLGPRSVRP
- the obgE gene encoding GTPase ObgE, whose amino-acid sequence is MTTFVDRVELHVAAGNGGHGCASVHREKFKPLGGPDGGNGGRGGDVILVVDQSVTTLLDYHHSPHRKATNGKPGEGGNRSGKDGQDLVLPVPDGTVVLDKNGEVLADLVGHGTSYVAAEGGRGGLGNAALASARRKAPGFALLGEPGRSGDIVLELKTVADVALVGYPSAGKSSLISVLSAAKPKIADYPFTTLVPNLGVVTAGSTVFTIADVPGLIPGASQGRGLGLEFLRHVERCSVLVHVLDTATLESDRDPVTDLDVIEEELKQYGGLDDRPRIVVLNKIDIPDGKDLADMIRPDLEERGYRVFEVSAVAHMGLKELSFALAEIVGKARAAKPKEEATRIVIRPKAVDDAGFTVTQEEDGLFRVRGEKPERWVRQTDFNNDEAVGYLADRLNRLGVEDQLMKAGARAGDGVAIGPEENAVVFDWEPTMMAGAEMLGRRGEDHRLEAPRPAAQRRKDRDAERDEAQREYEGFEPF
- the rplU gene encoding 50S ribosomal protein L21, giving the protein MYAIVRSGGRQHKVAVGDIVEVDKISTAKVGDTVELSTLLVVDGDAVTSDPWVLAGIKVTAEVVDHHKGAKIDILRYKNKTGYRRRQGHRQQYTAIKVTAIPTAAK